The sequence AGCATAGAACAGGGGACCTGGATTGCTTCCCAGATCCCGCATGGGGAATTCGTTCCTTTCGAAAAAGGCGGACACCTCCTCTTCTGGCTTGAATCTGAAAAATTCAACAAGGCAGTTTCCTCCTTCTTCGATAAAATCTAAAATTTCATAAGAAAAAGGATGCGAGATAATCATTCGTCTCACATCCTTTTTTCTTTGCCTAAATCGTTCCCTATAACTCTTCCTTTTCCGGTCTTAAGAACAAGAGAATCAAAAGAACCGGCAGTCCCCATACGTAGGCAAAGGAATAACGGAAGGCATATCCCGCAGGCGTTGCGGCAAGAAGCGTCGCTGTGTTCAGCAAAAGCGGAAGCGCTGCAAGGATGCACCAACTCCTGTGATCCACATAAAACGCAGCCAACAGAAGAATCGTCAGCCAGAGGGCAAAGCCGGCTCCCAGGAACTGGCTTCCTTCATACTGGAAATTGGCGAGGAACGATTTCAATCGGGTAGGCATGGGAAGATTTCCTACGGCCATCCTGTCATTGTCTGCCGGAAGCATATATTTCGTATTCTCATCGGTCAGAGCCCAGCCGAATCTGGACTGCACGTCATAAGCGCCTGGAATCAAGGACCAGAGGCCATAGGTCTGTGTCATCCAGCCTTCCATATATAAACGCGGATTTTTCAATC is a genomic window of Veillonellaceae bacterium containing:
- a CDS encoding DUF6020 family protein, whose translation is MITSHIRSVDYVKWNDDFRRGWLNDHKKEFLLTWVDTGLKNPRLYMEGWMTQTYGLWSLIPGAYDVQSRFGWALTDENTKYMLPADNDRMAVGNLPMPTRLKSFLANFQYEGSQFLGAGFALWLTILLLAAFYVDHRSWCILAALPLLLNTATLLAATPAGYAFRYSFAYVWGLPVLLILLFLRPEKEEL